From Oscillospiraceae bacterium CM, a single genomic window includes:
- a CDS encoding M14 family metallocarboxypeptidase, which yields MNDHAKDVQLTPANIPMTAHLFEETVRAIAARYPIVKVRTIGSSVLGRPLLLITVGIGEQAVFFNAAHHANEWITAPLVLKFVENYADAVEKNASLFDCGARLLYSKTTLYVVPMVNPDGVDLVTGALTGAPLEKAAAIAEKFPDVPFPAGWKANIEGVDLNLQYPAGWEKARDIKFERGITSPAPRDYVGSQPLSAPESCALYDLTRQNDFALTLSYHTQGKVIYWKYLDSAPKNAWQLAQKLKDVSGYAVEDTPYNAGFAGYKDWFVSAFNRPGFTIEAGIGVSPLALSQFSEMYQDNGRLMAASLEAAAKWAENR from the coding sequence ATGAATGACCACGCAAAGGACGTTCAGCTGACACCTGCAAACATCCCCATGACAGCGCATCTTTTTGAAGAAACGGTGCGAGCCATTGCCGCCCGTTATCCAATTGTCAAAGTTCGTACCATTGGGTCAAGCGTGCTCGGACGACCACTGCTGCTCATAACGGTCGGTATCGGCGAACAGGCTGTCTTTTTCAACGCCGCGCACCACGCCAACGAATGGATTACAGCGCCGCTCGTTTTAAAATTTGTTGAAAACTATGCCGACGCCGTCGAAAAAAACGCATCGTTGTTTGACTGTGGCGCTCGTTTGCTGTACAGTAAAACAACGTTATATGTTGTGCCAATGGTTAACCCCGACGGGGTCGATCTCGTAACGGGCGCACTGACCGGGGCGCCGCTTGAAAAAGCCGCCGCGATAGCGGAAAAGTTTCCGGATGTGCCGTTTCCAGCTGGTTGGAAGGCAAATATAGAAGGCGTTGATCTAAACCTCCAGTATCCCGCCGGTTGGGAAAAGGCACGCGACATAAAATTTGAACGTGGCATCACAAGCCCCGCACCGCGGGACTATGTCGGGTCGCAGCCGCTTTCGGCCCCTGAAAGCTGCGCCCTTTACGATTTGACGCGGCAAAATGACTTCGCCCTCACGCTGTCTTACCACACGCAGGGAAAAGTGATCTATTGGAAGTATCTCGATTCTGCGCCAAAAAATGCATGGCAGCTTGCGCAAAAATTAAAAGATGTGAGCGGTTATGCGGTGGAAGACACGCCGTATAACGCCGGGTTTGCCGGTTATAAAGACTGGTTCGTATCGGCGTTTAACCGCCCCGGCTTTACCATTGAAGCCGGCATCGGCGTTTCACCGCTGGCCCTTTCGCAGTTTTCAGAGATGTATCAAGATAACGGCCGCTTGATGGCCGCCAGTCTTGAAGCTGCCGCAAAATGGGCAGAAAATCGTTAA
- the spoIVB gene encoding SpoIVB peptidase produces MGITKLYKKLFSGFLLLTVLAFSCPGTLAAGKALIPMGNAVGISLSSDGVMVVGVPETMPDGVTASPARDAGVAVGDIITQIGSQHVSSNDDLKAAIKMLDGSPVAMTVLRGGKTMSLKMTPHKSNDGACELGLWLRDGIAGIGTLTFYDPETHLFGALGHAVNDAETGVLIPLRTGQIMRSSVTDVILGKAGMPGQLHGTFNTESVLGTLMKNSTSGIFGTLDNEDLIAGKTAVPIAKTSEIKTGPAKILSNVSGTDVVSYDVEITRVYTGTEAVGRTMMITVTDKRLIEKTGGIVQGMSGSPILQDGKLIGAVTHVLVNDPTKGYGIDIENMLSTAKSAAPSKAA; encoded by the coding sequence ATGGGGATTACTAAATTATATAAAAAGCTGTTTTCCGGCTTCTTGCTTTTGACGGTTTTGGCGTTTTCCTGTCCCGGAACGCTGGCGGCCGGGAAAGCACTCATCCCAATGGGAAATGCAGTCGGCATTTCACTGTCGTCGGACGGTGTTATGGTTGTCGGCGTTCCCGAGACGATGCCGGACGGCGTGACAGCGTCACCGGCACGCGACGCGGGTGTGGCCGTCGGGGATATTATCACGCAAATTGGTTCTCAGCACGTCTCGTCCAACGACGACCTGAAGGCGGCAATTAAAATGCTGGACGGATCGCCTGTTGCAATGACGGTTCTGCGCGGCGGCAAAACGATGTCGCTGAAAATGACACCGCATAAAAGTAATGATGGCGCGTGCGAGCTTGGCTTGTGGCTGCGCGATGGTATCGCCGGTATTGGCACACTGACGTTCTATGACCCTGAAACGCACCTCTTCGGCGCGCTTGGGCACGCCGTCAACGATGCGGAGACGGGTGTTCTCATCCCGCTGCGTACAGGGCAGATCATGCGTTCGTCCGTGACGGACGTTATCTTGGGCAAAGCCGGTATGCCCGGTCAGCTGCACGGGACATTTAATACGGAAAGCGTTCTCGGGACGCTGATGAAAAATTCAACAAGCGGCATTTTCGGAACGCTGGACAATGAAGACCTGATTGCTGGAAAAACGGCCGTTCCGATTGCCAAAACATCAGAAATCAAGACGGGTCCAGCCAAGATCCTCTCGAACGTCTCCGGAACTGACGTCGTATCCTATGATGTCGAGATCACACGGGTGTACACCGGCACCGAGGCAGTCGGCCGCACCATGATGATCACCGTGACCGACAAGCGCCTGATCGAGAAGACGGGCGGTATCGTTCAGGGGATGAGCGGCAGCCCCATCCTGCAGGACGGCAAGCTCATCGGCGCCGTGACGCATGTGCTCGTCAACGACCCGACGAAAGGCTATGGTATTGATATCGAAAACATGCTGAGCACCGCAAAAAGCGCCGCCCCGTCAAAAGCGGCATAA
- a CDS encoding nucleotidyltransferase family protein, with protein sequence MKIAGIISEYNPIHNGHVHHIAETRRLLGADTAIVCAMSGNFVQRGELAVFSKHARAEAAVLCGADLVVELPLPSVLSSAALFALGGVALFNALGVITHLSFGSEAGDVAPLAEVAEGLLRPEMDGLIQKELTSGVSYAAARQRAANRLFGDKARLLETPNNILGIEYIKALKTLGAPIAPVTVRRLGAAHDSQGNESASALRCLLRAGKDIWPLIPDEAGRLYRAEIAARRGPVFMAGIETALLARLRMLKPDDFAALPDASEGLEHRLMRAALTAPTLEALYSMTKTKRYALSRLRRMVMCAALGLTASESRAMPCFVRVLALNKTGMAVLHHIKETSSLPVITKPASARGLNGPALSLFRKEAAATDFYVLACPGAENRSGGQEWMRSPRIVGAMNRLHP encoded by the coding sequence TTGAAGATCGCCGGTATCATCAGTGAATATAACCCCATTCACAACGGTCACGTCCATCACATTGCGGAAACACGCCGCCTGCTCGGTGCCGATACAGCCATTGTCTGCGCGATGAGCGGTAATTTTGTACAGCGCGGTGAGCTGGCCGTGTTCAGCAAGCACGCGCGGGCCGAGGCCGCCGTTTTGTGTGGGGCAGACCTTGTTGTCGAGCTGCCGCTGCCGTCCGTTCTGTCGTCGGCAGCCCTGTTTGCGCTGGGCGGGGTTGCGCTGTTCAACGCGCTTGGCGTTATCACGCATTTGTCCTTCGGCAGCGAGGCGGGCGATGTGGCGCCGCTTGCCGAAGTCGCCGAAGGCCTTCTTCGGCCGGAAATGGACGGGCTGATTCAAAAGGAACTGACATCGGGCGTCTCTTATGCCGCGGCGCGGCAGCGGGCAGCAAACCGGCTTTTCGGGGACAAGGCGCGTCTTCTGGAAACGCCGAACAATATTCTCGGCATTGAATATATCAAAGCGCTTAAAACGCTTGGCGCGCCGATTGCGCCTGTCACAGTTCGCCGCCTTGGCGCCGCGCACGATTCACAGGGGAATGAATCAGCTTCCGCCCTAAGATGCCTGCTGCGAGCCGGAAAAGATATCTGGCCGCTCATACCGGATGAGGCCGGGCGTCTATACCGCGCGGAGATCGCGGCCCGCCGCGGCCCTGTATTTATGGCCGGCATCGAAACAGCGCTTTTGGCGCGCCTGAGGATGCTGAAGCCTGACGATTTTGCCGCTCTGCCCGATGCCTCGGAAGGGCTGGAGCACCGTCTGATGCGCGCCGCTTTGACGGCGCCGACGCTTGAAGCACTCTACAGCATGACAAAAACGAAGCGGTACGCCCTCTCGCGGCTGCGCCGGATGGTGATGTGCGCCGCGCTTGGACTGACGGCGTCTGAAAGCCGCGCCATGCCCTGCTTCGTGCGTGTGCTGGCGCTCAATAAAACGGGGATGGCCGTCTTGCATCACATCAAAGAAACGTCGAGCCTGCCGGTCATTACAAAGCCGGCTTCAGCGAGGGGTCTGAATGGTCCGGCGCTGTCGCTTTTTCGGAAGGAAGCCGCCGCCACGGACTTTTATGTGCTGGCCTGCCCGGGGGCCGAAAACAGAAGCGGCGGTCAGGAGTGGATGAGAAGCCCCCGCATTGTGGGCGCAATGAACCGGCTTCATCCCTAA
- a CDS encoding acetate kinase has protein sequence MNVLVINAGSSSLKYQLFDMENEMVAAKGLCERIGIDGRMKHTPLVGDKPEYKADIALPTHAEAIAAVIKMLTSPAHGVISSLDEIGAVGHRVLHGGQRFSSSVLIDAGVIRAITEYIPMGPLHIPANLMGIKACQKAMPGVPQVAVFDTAFHQTMPKHAFIYPIPYFYYEKYGVRRYGFHGTSHRYVSQMAIEFLGIPVEGSRIITCHLGNGSSLAAVKDGKCIDTTMGLTPLEGLPMGTRSGSIDPAIVEFMHNHEGLSIHQAMEVLNKESGVLGISGVSSDFRDIEEAAAEGNDRAQLALDYFNYCAKKYIGSYIAALGGADAIVFTAGLGENSPETREAVMDGLEGFGIRLDKEKNKFRGQTRDITGEGSSVRIIVIPTNEELVIARDTKAIVE, from the coding sequence ATGAACGTATTAGTCATTAACGCCGGCAGCTCGTCACTGAAATATCAGCTGTTCGATATGGAAAACGAGATGGTTGCCGCCAAAGGCCTGTGCGAGCGCATCGGTATCGACGGCCGTATGAAGCACACGCCGCTCGTCGGCGATAAACCTGAGTACAAAGCCGATATCGCATTGCCGACTCACGCCGAGGCCATCGCCGCCGTTATCAAGATGCTGACAAGCCCGGCACACGGTGTCATTTCAAGCCTTGATGAGATTGGTGCCGTCGGCCACCGCGTGCTGCACGGCGGGCAGCGTTTTTCGAGCAGTGTTCTGATTGATGCTGGTGTTATCCGCGCAATTACGGAGTACATCCCGATGGGGCCTCTTCATATTCCGGCAAATCTGATGGGCATCAAGGCCTGCCAAAAAGCGATGCCTGGCGTGCCGCAGGTCGCCGTGTTCGACACGGCTTTTCATCAGACGATGCCGAAGCATGCCTTCATTTATCCGATTCCATATTTTTATTATGAAAAATACGGCGTCCGCCGCTACGGGTTTCACGGCACGTCGCACCGTTACGTCTCGCAGATGGCAATCGAGTTTCTCGGCATCCCTGTCGAAGGCTCGCGCATTATCACCTGCCACCTCGGCAACGGCTCATCTCTGGCGGCCGTGAAAGACGGCAAGTGTATTGACACAACGATGGGCCTCACCCCGCTGGAAGGTCTGCCGATGGGCACACGCAGCGGCAGCATTGACCCGGCGATCGTCGAATTCATGCACAACCATGAGGGGCTGTCAATCCATCAGGCGATGGAGGTGCTTAACAAAGAGTCGGGCGTCCTCGGCATTTCCGGTGTCTCCTCCGACTTCCGCGACATTGAGGAGGCGGCGGCCGAGGGCAATGACCGCGCACAGCTGGCGCTTGATTACTTCAACTACTGCGCCAAAAAATATATCGGTTCCTACATCGCCGCCCTCGGCGGCGCAGACGCCATTGTCTTCACAGCCGGTCTCGGTGAAAACTCGCCGGAGACGCGGGAGGCTGTGATGGACGGCTTGGAAGGGTTCGGCATCCGTCTTGACAAGGAGAAGAACAAATTCAGAGGCCAGACCCGCGATATCACGGGCGAGGGCTCATCAGTCCGGATTATTGTTATCCCGACGAATGAGGAGCTCGTCATCGCCAGGGACACAAAAGCCATCGTCGAGTAA
- a CDS encoding aminotransferase class I/II-fold pyridoxal phosphate-dependent enzyme translates to MDIFEKCYAFTAADDAKKEGIYPYFHALESRQDVEVIMEGKRRIMLGSNNYLGLTTHPEIIEAGRAAFEKYGSGCSGSRFLNGTLEMHLELEDELAAFVNKASAVTFSTGFQSNLGIISAVVGHGDYVVCDRENHASIYDGCRLSFGKMVRFLHSDMADLERVLQSIPEGAGKLIVTDGVFSMGGDIARLPDIVALGKKYGARIMVDDAHGLGILGNGGRGTADYFGLTDDVDIIMSTFSKSLASLGGFMAASDKVCDFVRHNSRPFIFSASIPPANCATALAALRHLKKHPEIVKRLNDLSVYMRRGLLARGIEIKMSQTPIIPIYTYEVTNTLIKAKALYDAGVYVNPVMPPATPQNECLLRTSYMATHTEALLDEALDILKDVLVS, encoded by the coding sequence ATGGATATTTTTGAAAAATGCTATGCCTTTACGGCTGCCGACGACGCGAAAAAAGAGGGTATTTATCCTTATTTTCATGCGCTGGAATCGCGGCAGGACGTCGAGGTTATTATGGAGGGCAAACGCCGGATCATGCTCGGCTCCAACAACTATCTCGGGCTGACGACGCACCCTGAGATCATTGAGGCCGGGCGCGCGGCTTTTGAAAAATACGGCTCCGGCTGCTCCGGCTCACGCTTTTTGAACGGAACGCTGGAAATGCATTTAGAACTGGAAGATGAACTGGCCGCTTTTGTGAACAAGGCATCGGCCGTCACCTTCTCAACAGGCTTCCAATCCAATCTCGGCATCATCAGCGCCGTCGTCGGCCACGGTGACTATGTCGTCTGTGACCGAGAAAACCATGCGAGTATTTATGACGGCTGCCGTCTCAGCTTCGGCAAAATGGTTCGTTTTCTGCACAGCGACATGGCGGACCTTGAGCGCGTGCTGCAGAGCATCCCGGAAGGGGCCGGCAAACTGATTGTGACAGACGGCGTCTTCAGCATGGGCGGCGACATCGCCCGTCTGCCGGATATTGTAGCCCTCGGTAAAAAATACGGCGCGCGGATTATGGTTGATGATGCGCACGGTCTCGGCATTCTTGGAAACGGCGGGCGCGGCACCGCCGATTACTTTGGGCTGACGGACGATGTGGATATCATCATGTCAACGTTCAGCAAATCTTTGGCCAGCCTCGGCGGCTTTATGGCGGCCAGCGACAAGGTGTGCGACTTCGTGCGCCACAATTCCCGGCCGTTTATTTTCTCGGCCTCCATCCCGCCAGCCAACTGCGCGACGGCATTGGCGGCGCTGCGCCACCTGAAAAAGCACCCGGAGATTGTCAAGCGCCTCAACGACCTGTCTGTCTATATGCGCCGCGGTCTACTGGCGCGCGGCATTGAAATTAAAATGTCTCAAACGCCGATTATCCCGATTTATACCTACGAGGTGACAAACACGCTCATCAAAGCAAAGGCTCTTTACGACGCGGGCGTTTATGTCAATCCGGTTATGCCGCCTGCAACACCACAAAACGAATGCCTTTTGCGAACGAGCTATATGGCGACGCACACCGAAGCGCTTCTTGACGAGGCACTTGACATCCTTAAAGACGTTTTGGTGAGCTGA
- a CDS encoding SDR family NAD(P)-dependent oxidoreductase, translated as MNEVVIVTGGSRGIGYATARSFAEKGCKIYEISRHAVENPGVVHLQGDVTDPASVNAAVQQVLEREGRIDVLVCNAGTVLSGAIEFTEPEQIKMLFDLNFFGTVNAVRAVLPLMRKAGRGRIVCTSSMAAPFPIPFQAYYSASKTAVLAFSSALAGEVKKFGVSVTAVLPGDTKTDPIRHKFHVGDDVYGGMISRSVAVMEHDESNGMSPDTVGSIISAIALKKRVKPLYAIGFISKIQLFLKRLFTEAFVQKIIGAMYVK; from the coding sequence ATGAACGAGGTTGTGATAGTAACGGGCGGCAGCCGCGGTATCGGCTACGCAACGGCGAGAAGCTTTGCCGAAAAGGGCTGCAAAATTTATGAAATCAGCCGCCATGCGGTTGAAAATCCCGGCGTCGTCCACCTTCAGGGCGACGTGACCGACCCGGCGTCCGTCAATGCCGCCGTCCAGCAGGTCCTTGAACGCGAAGGTCGTATCGACGTGCTCGTGTGCAACGCGGGGACCGTTCTTTCCGGTGCAATAGAGTTTACGGAACCGGAGCAGATCAAAATGCTCTTTGACCTCAATTTCTTTGGGACGGTCAACGCCGTGCGTGCCGTCCTGCCGTTGATGAGAAAAGCCGGGCGCGGGCGCATCGTCTGTACGAGCTCGATGGCCGCCCCCTTCCCGATTCCCTTTCAGGCGTATTATTCGGCTTCGAAAACGGCTGTTCTTGCCTTCTCGAGCGCCCTCGCGGGCGAGGTGAAAAAATTTGGCGTCAGCGTCACGGCTGTTTTGCCCGGCGACACAAAAACCGACCCCATCCGGCATAAATTCCACGTGGGTGACGATGTCTACGGCGGCATGATATCGCGCTCTGTCGCCGTGATGGAGCATGATGAAAGTAACGGCATGTCCCCGGATACGGTCGGCAGCATTATCAGTGCCATCGCACTGAAAAAACGCGTCAAGCCTCTTTATGCCATCGGCTTTATATCAAAAATTCAGCTCTTTCTCAAGCGCCTGTTCACTGAAGCCTTTGTGCAAAAAATCATCGGCGCGATGTATGTCAAATAA
- the rplU gene encoding 50S ribosomal protein L21 has translation MHAVIETGGKQYRVTEGDVIYIEKLPMEANDKVTFDKVLAVIGEGVSSFGAPTVAGASVMGSIIKNGRSKKIIVYKMHAKKGYRRKQGHRQSYTKVQIEKISV, from the coding sequence ATGCATGCAGTGATTGAAACAGGCGGCAAACAGTACCGCGTGACCGAGGGCGACGTCATCTACATCGAAAAGCTCCCGATGGAAGCCAACGACAAGGTCACGTTTGACAAGGTGCTCGCCGTCATCGGCGAAGGCGTTTCGTCATTCGGCGCACCGACGGTGGCCGGAGCGAGCGTTATGGGCAGCATTATTAAAAACGGCAGGTCCAAAAAAATCATCGTGTACAAGATGCACGCAAAAAAAGGGTATCGCCGGAAGCAGGGTCACAGACAGTCCTACACAAAGGTTCAGATTGAAAAAATCTCCGTCTGA
- the rpmA gene encoding 50S ribosomal protein L27: protein MAHKKGVGSTKNGRDSKSKRLGPKRADGQFVLAGNILVRQRGTHIHPGTNVGRGSDDTLFALVDGKVSFEHLGKDRKCVSVYEELAQ from the coding sequence ATGGCACATAAAAAGGGCGTCGGTTCAACAAAGAACGGCCGTGACAGCAAATCCAAGCGCCTTGGGCCCAAGCGCGCCGACGGGCAGTTTGTCCTCGCGGGCAACATCCTAGTCCGCCAGCGCGGCACACATATCCATCCGGGCACGAATGTCGGCCGCGGCAGCGATGATACGCTGTTTGCGCTTGTTGACGGTAAGGTCAGCTTTGAGCATCTGGGCAAAGACCGTAAATGCGTTTCGGTCTACGAAGAGCTCGCGCAGTAA
- a CDS encoding DegV family protein, translating into MRIKITSDSTCDLTPALIARHDITIFPLTIIKGDGEFLDGVEITPEDIFEYVESGAGITHTSAVNVSDFGEKFAVFSKDYDAVIHVSLGGDFSACCQNAMIAASDFDNVFVVDSRNLSSGVGHLVLDAAEMAKAGLTASEIVSKLKALVPTVDASFVIDSLKYLYRGGRCSGIAALGANVLKLKPCIEVDDSKMTVGRKYRGDFDKVILQYITDRLKDRDDIDTRRIFITHASGVKPAVIERVMETIQSLQNFDEIIESIAGCTISHHCGPVCLGILYYRK; encoded by the coding sequence ATGCGCATTAAAATCACGTCGGACAGCACGTGCGATTTGACGCCGGCGCTTATTGCGCGGCATGACATCACAATTTTTCCGCTCACAATTATAAAAGGCGACGGCGAATTTCTAGACGGTGTGGAAATCACACCGGAGGACATTTTTGAATACGTTGAAAGCGGCGCTGGCATCACGCATACGTCGGCCGTCAACGTCTCCGATTTTGGTGAGAAATTCGCCGTATTCTCGAAGGATTACGACGCTGTTATCCACGTCAGCCTCGGCGGCGACTTTTCGGCCTGCTGCCAGAACGCCATGATTGCCGCATCCGACTTTGACAACGTTTTCGTCGTCGATTCGCGCAATCTCTCCAGCGGTGTCGGCCATCTCGTCCTTGATGCCGCCGAGATGGCAAAAGCGGGTCTCACGGCATCGGAAATCGTTTCAAAGCTCAAGGCCCTTGTCCCGACGGTTGACGCCAGCTTTGTCATCGACTCGCTGAAGTACCTATACAGGGGCGGCCGCTGCTCCGGTATCGCGGCGCTCGGCGCAAACGTACTCAAGCTCAAGCCCTGTATTGAGGTTGACGACAGCAAAATGACCGTCGGCAGAAAGTACCGCGGCGACTTTGACAAAGTCATCCTCCAATACATAACGGACAGGCTAAAAGACCGTGACGACATTGACACGCGGCGCATTTTTATCACGCACGCCTCCGGCGTTAAGCCCGCCGTCATCGAACGTGTGATGGAGACAATCCAATCGCTGCAGAATTTTGACGAGATCATTGAATCAATCGCCGGGTGTACCATCTCGCACCACTGCGGGCCAGTTTGTCTGGGGATTCTCTATTACAGAAAATAG
- a CDS encoding PhzF family phenazine biosynthesis protein, whose translation MQMYIVDAFTEKLFSGNQAAVCVLSAWLEDGVLQKIAAENNLSETAFIVKKGDHYDLRWFTPKVEIDLCGHATLASAYIILNYLETDISLVSFETMSGILTVQKEKDVYWMNFPARKPVLISKTKEITEAFGMEPIEIYKSRDLLVLFESEAKIREIKPDFGRLSQIKDCFGFIISSKGDKADFVSRFFAPNAGVPEDPATGSSHCTLIPFWAERLGKSNLKALQLSERGGVLFCEDHGERVMIGGHAKLYLKGEINL comes from the coding sequence TTCACAGAAAAACTTTTTTCTGGTAATCAAGCAGCTGTCTGTGTTTTAAGCGCATGGTTGGAAGATGGAGTTCTTCAAAAGATTGCTGCTGAAAATAACTTATCGGAAACTGCTTTCATTGTGAAAAAGGGCGATCATTATGACCTTAGATGGTTTACGCCTAAGGTTGAAATTGATTTATGTGGTCATGCAACGCTCGCAAGTGCTTATATAATTCTTAATTATTTGGAAACTGACATCTCGTTAGTATCTTTTGAGACCATGAGCGGAATTTTGACTGTCCAAAAAGAAAAAGATGTCTATTGGATGAACTTCCCTGCAAGGAAGCCGGTTTTGATTTCTAAAACAAAAGAAATAACTGAGGCGTTTGGCATGGAGCCAATTGAGATTTACAAATCCAGAGATTTATTAGTGTTATTTGAAAGCGAAGCTAAAATTAGAGAGATAAAACCTGATTTTGGAAGGCTCTCACAAATAAAAGACTGTTTTGGATTTATCATAAGTTCCAAAGGGGATAAAGCTGACTTTGTATCAAGGTTTTTTGCACCCAATGCAGGCGTTCCGGAAGACCCTGCAACTGGATCTTCACATTGTACTCTCATACCGTTTTGGGCTGAAAGATTAGGAAAGTCCAATTTAAAAGCTTTGCAGTTATCCGAACGTGGGGGAGTATTGTTTTGTGAAGACCATGGAGAGAGAGTGATGATCGGAGGACATGCAAAGCTGTATCTTAAAGGAGAAATCAATCTGTGA